The Lolium perenne isolate Kyuss_39 chromosome 6, Kyuss_2.0, whole genome shotgun sequence genome segment atttaaactaatacAAAAAACTTACAAAAAactaatacaaaatttaaactaactaactacatatactaaatttaaactaactaactacatatactaaataactaactacatatacataaatttaaactaactaactagctaactaatacaaaatttaaacttgtactaaactaactaactagcTACATATACTAGCTAACTAATACTAATAATATTacaaaaattttaaaaaaatactagctaactaactacatatacatatactaaactaactaactatactagctaactaactaatactaataatattacaaaaattaaaaaaaaaatactagctaactaactacatatacatatactaaactaactaactatactagctaactaactaatactaataatattacaaaaaatttaaaaaaaaatggcAGGCGCATGGCATGCGGCGGCTACCTGCGCAGGCGCGCGCGTAGAAGGGGCCGGTGGCGGCGCAGAGGTGGCGGGGCGGCGGCCGGGGCCGTGACGGCGCAGAGGTGGCGAGGCGGCGGCCGGGGCGGCGTAGCTGTTGGCGGCGGCGGTGCGGAAATTTTTGGCAGCCGACGGCGCAAAAATCATCTAGGGTTGCCTCCGgggtcgcgggtggtggctccgCCCGTGACGCAGAGCTTATATAGGAgacacccttttgtcgcgggtcgtgccacggcccgcgacaaaaggcccccttttgtcgcgggtggtgggccgccccgcgacaaaaggggggttcttttgtcgcgggtcgtgccaccacccgcaaCAAAAGGGGGTTGGGGATGATCCGCGCCAagtgcatccaacggctccggccgcttgaatccaacggcctggagccgttggacgtgGATCAGTCCACTTTTCTAAactttttcattttctattttaaataaaccctgtttatctattttatattaataaaaactattattttaataacttttaaatggtaactcaaatagaaatgttttatatatgaaaattgatcagaaaaatccaatgaacatgaatatgacatccatatacctatttgcatctcacatcatagtcgtgtatgtttcaccctaatgatatgcggagtatttcggacaccgacgtgtagccgccgcctccgctcattcatctccgagatgccgccacgccgtcgcgggtcgtccggtttccgtggcatcCGTGGCACagtgcatccaacggctccggccgtttgtaTCCAACGTgtcgcttccccgtgccacgtgtcgccccgtcgctgccggcgtgcgacgtgtgtagccgtggcttgcacgtgccatgccccgcgtgcgacgtgtgtagccgtaacttacacgtgccatgccccgcgtgcgacgtgtgtagccgtggcttacacgtgtcatgccccgcgtgcgctcattcatctccgggatgccgccacgtcgtcgagggtcgtccggtttccgtggcgttcgagtgcgtccgagcggtaggctctacgccgagatacgcgccggtggcatcCGCctaaccctcggcacgtacaacacgccggagctggcggcgcgcgcttacgacgcggcggcgtggcgatttcggcggccacggcgcgacatgaacttcccggatgttgaatcgctagaggaggcggagttcctcgcgccagcgcCGTGCCTCCTCGACGACGAGAACCGTtgccggcaccgccaggtgcagcgcaggatcgccatcgccgagcacgacgagcagttgatgcgccagtggagggcgcagttccccaacgacgtcgacaacaccgacgcgttcttcgctgacctcagggcacaacgcaggtccaacaggcgccaccgtcgggccgtcgccgagttcgagctcgagaacccgaatacaacttgggccgaaaacgaccctcggtgggatgacatttggacggagacaacctctgacgacgagtagagactagactagtcatttatctattttattgtaatttcaataaagtcgttgtcgattgttttagtttaaattcagtttataaagtcgttgtcggttgttttagttcaataaagtggttgttacgaaattttattacgattgaactggaattaaagtacagagctcaactgaaaattaagatacatggccagattcgaatgttggagtcattcagtcatagtcTTGCCTAGCCATATgaacgtcgccactgtagtcatcatagtcgccgacgtcatcatcgctagcatcggggtcgcggttgtcgaacctggacgggtgagcacgcgtgggctgggatcgagggtagcgcaggcgggggccacggtaggccattacgctctggagagtccggccgtgccaccacagccgacggccggcctcgttgaagttcgaaggaggagggccgtcctcctcgtacctggcaaccgccctctcacgccgattgatgaagaagctgtcccaagtcgggctgtagccgggatgccactggggattcctccgctgctctggcgtgagctcgaagtagtagtggttcgtgatggccatctcgcgtgccacacctagagggataggagggaccggtacgcctccgacgctcagcaaccagccggtcgggacgcggtagcccggcgggcaggggtagttcgaggcgcaaagtgcctccgcctcccggggtgttagagatacgatggaagccatgggagagggtgatgaggtttgcagatatgagtgtagatgtgatatgtaaatggagaccaagcctacatatatatagtgaaaaaatggcgggaagacggaggcgggaagcggtgggaagcgcgggaagaaaataggcgggcaacctttagtcccggctggtggatgcaaccgggactaaagctgtcggcaggatgaggatgtgtgggtaacctttagtcacggttggtgggtgcaaccgggactaaagttccatctcctctaacagtgttggggaaagggttctcattattacataaatgtagagattgtcttgggaactatatatgaagaatacattattacatcgccatctactgctgtgatcttctacgccgtagccatggagaatcttcatcatttagcaagatgcttgggtcaattttcaccgtgaagggtggaatttctttaaacttattataatcttctgacatgtctgtcttgtcatccactcccacgatgtttcttttccccgaaagaactatgtggcgctttggctcctcggttgatgtattcttttgttaatTTCTTTTTCtcaatttgctagacatgtccttcacgtagaaaacttgagccacctcgttggctaggacgaatggctcgtccatgtacgcaagattgttgggatccactgttgtcataccgtacttatcgtctacctgtacaccgctgagcttcacccatttgcaccgaaacaaagggaccttaaaagtgggaccatagtcaagttcccatatctcctctatgtatccataatatgtggtggtttgcccattctcatcttttgcatcgaagcggacaccactgttttggttggtgctctttttatcttggtcgatcgtgtaaaatgtattcccatttatctcgtacccttggaatgtacatatgtttgaagatggtaacctggccaacaagtacagctgctcaacAACAGTTGGGTcactaatgagatgtctttgcaaccaactgccgaaggtattcatgtgttgacgtgtaatcaaggactcgggctggcctgggtttatttctcgtaaaacattcttgtgtttctcgatgcacggagccaccaagctggaattgtatagaactgtgtagtgtgcttgattgaaagaaatattgtccctgcacaccgttgcttttcttcctagtgtgccttttccagtcagcctcccctcataccgagattcaggaacaccaatcggcttaaggtcaggaagaaagtcaacacaaaactcaatgacctcctcagttccgtagccctttgagatagttccttccggcctagctcggttatgaacatatttctttaatactcccatgaacctctcgaaggggaacatattgtgtagaaatacaggaccgagaattctaatctcttcaactaggtgaacgaggaggtgcgtcataatattgaagaaggatggtgggaacaacaactcgaagctgacaagacattcgaccacatcttcctgtaatcctgacaaagtttctggatccattaccttctgagaaattgcgttgaggaatgcacatatcttcacaatggctagtcgaacattttctggtagaagtcccctcaatgcaaccggaagcaattgtgtcataagcacgtggcagtcatgggacttcaggttctggaattttttctccttcatatttactattccctttatgttcgacgagaaaccagacggaaccttgatactgaatagggcttcaaaaaagatctccttctcttgtttggtaagagcgtagctggcaggcccttcaaactgccctggatgattcccGTTTCATCCTTTAtgacgttcctggtcctcccgtgcttctgttgtatcttttgtcttcccatacacgcccagaaaacctagaatattcacacaaagattcttggtcaggtgcatcacgtcgattgcagagcggacttccaggactttccaatattctagctcccaaaaaatagatttcttcttccacatgggcgcgtgaccatcagcgtctttcggaacaggtcaactgcctggaccctttccaaagataacatttaaatccttgaccatgtcaaatatatcagcaccactatgggggacaggcttcggacggttgtctgcctcgccagcgaaatgcttgccttttttccttaagggatgcttgcgcggaaggaaacggcgattgtacgggtacgcaacttttctgctttttcccaaatatttactttcagtctcatctaaacagtgtgtgcatgcattgtatcctttgttcgtctgtcctgaaatgttactaagagcaggccaatcattgatggttacgaatagcaacgctcgtaggtcaaattcttgctcggtgtgctcatcccacacacgtacacctggtttggcccacaactccaaaagttcatcaactaatggccttaggtacacatcaatgtcgttgccgggttgctttgggccttggataagcactggcatcataatgaacttccgtttcatgcacaaccaaggaggaaggttgtagatacatagagtcacgggccaggtgctgtgactgcagctctgctccccaaaaggattcatgccatctgtacttagaccaaaccataagttccttgcctcacctgcaaaatccgggaactctctcccgatgtttctccactgccgaccatcagcggggtgcctcaacatcgcgtctttcttacgttcttccatgtgccatcgcaacaacttggcatgctctttgtttctgaacaaacgtttcaaccgtggtattatgggagcataccatatcaccttcgcaggaaccctcttcctgggtggctcgccctcaacatcaccagggtcatcttttctgatcttataccacaatgcaccgcatatcgggcatttattcaaattctcgtacttctcaccgcggtagaggatacagtcattaatgcatgcatgtatcttctgcacatctaatcctagagggcagacaagcttctttgcttcatacgtactgacgggcaattcgttatttcttggaaacagcttctttaatactatcatcaatttttcaaatcccgagttagtcacaccgacctctgccttccatttcagcaattccaatatgctacccagctttctctgcccatcttcacaacctgggtacaacaatttgtggtggtcctctaacatcttgtcgaactgcaacctctccttatccgtgccacagtctcttcttgcatcagaaatggcccgacgaagatcatcatcaacacgaTCATctgctgcctgttcttcacctccttcttcttcattgtcttccattgtggtatcatcgcattcagagaacatagatcggtactggtcatcgttatcttcttcttcatcgccgtcttccatcataaccccttcttctccgtgcttggtccaaacattatagctggacatgaatccaaaccgaagcaggtggctcttaatgtctcttgagcaagagtaatccttctcgttcttacatttcagacatggacaacacataaaaccttgcttcgacttgttggcctcggccacaagcaggaaagaattcacgccctctctgaaagtgggagcacatcggttaccgtacatccatggatgactcatctgcatcataagtacaattatgtatcagatgcaatcaccttgctaaaattagtattgtacggactatgtatatacgagaaaatagttgctaaccttttaggatcaaaaaaaggagaaatcttatcaaataaaatcaagtggcatccctcacaagcatttcatcaaacacctcttgtgcacatgaagaaaaaatgagctagcatacacctccacctttcaccaccaaggaaaaaaatgtagggaggtggggggggggggaagcTGGCTGTGagtatatataggcatggcccttttgtcgcgggccgtattacgacccgcgacaaaaggggtgctggCAGGGGGCGCCAAAGCtaagaccccttttgtcgcgggttgttatacggcccgcgacaaaagggcgcgacaaaaggcccgcCTTGCTCCgaatggtttcggggcgacgtggccacgccatttgtcgcgggtgcaggcgcgcccgcgacaaaaggctcccacgaaagccctgttttctactagtgtgccTTTTCACCTCCCTATCCCCTATATACATGCCTTGTTCTTCCTCACATCTCCATAGCCACCAAAACTGCACCATTAGCCACATCTCTCTCTCATGGATCCAAAAATGGTGAAGCTCGCGCACGCCCTCGACTTCCCTCGATCTCGAAGTCTACTACGATGTCATCGAAAAGATGGATTTCAAGGTCACGTACACCCTCCGTGCGAAGAGGGTGGAGAGGTGGATCCGCGCCATCAAGAGGGATTTCCTCGACGCCGCGGAAATCACGGTCGTGGGCTTGGACTGCGAGTTCACCGACCCTCGACGCCGCGGAAATCAACGCGCTGCCATCCTTCAACTCTCCGTAGCGCAAGAGACTTTGGTCTTCCAAATTGTTCATGCCGATGAAGTGCCACAACTTCTCATCGATTTCCTTGCGGACAAGAACATCAGATTCTATGGCGCGGCAATCCACAATGATGTCAATATGCTGCGTACCTACGGAATTATTGGTATTCCGTCTGCGATCAACCTCCAGAAGATCCTCCGGAACCTTGTCCCAAATAAGCAGACTCCGAGTTTGTTTGATTTGGCAAATCATTATATTGGGACGGGTCTCGAGCAGAAGAAGAAGGTTAATAAGAAGAACAAGCCACCGAAGACCGCCAAGGAATTAGAAGAAGAGGCACTGATTTTTGGATGGGGCGATTTTCCCTTGAGCCATAAGCAACTGCAGTATGCCGCTCTCGACGCTCGCCTCGGCTTCGAGCTGGGTAGGAGGTATTTCCGGGCACTTGGCTACAATAGCAAGTGTGATCGCCTCAAACTTAATATTATGAGTAGATATGCATGGTGGTGTGGTGTGTGGTGTCGTGTGTGCCTTCTATGTATGAACATATGAATCGTCGCGATCAATATATTAAATCTTTCTATTATATTGTTATTTAAATTTGTCATATTTTTCTAATAAGAATGGACATATTATTTGTCCAAATATGATTTACAGATTCAAAGATATTAActatgccatattatatgaataatggatATATTGTTTAATAATAGTAATAAAAATTGAATAAAAAATAAATTAGTTCATATTTAAATtcgtcacatttttctaataataatggacatattatttgTCCAAATGCGATTTACAGATTCAAAGATATTAActatgccatattatatgaatagtgGATATATTGTTTAATAATAGTAATAAAAAATAAATTAGTTCATATTTAAATtcatcacatttttctaataataatggaCATATTTTTTGTCCAAATGCGATTTACAGATTCAAAGATATTAActatgccatattatatgaataatggatATATTGTTTAATAATAGTAATAAAAAAGAATAAAAAAATAAATTAGTCCATATTTAAATtcgtcacatttttctaataataatggacatattatttgTCCAAATGCGATTTACAGATTCAAAGATATTAActatgccatattatatgaatagtgGATATATTGTTTAATAATAGTAATAAAAATGAATAAAAAATAAATTAGTTCATATTTAAATTCGTCACATTTTTTaataataatggacatattatttgTCCAAATGCGATTTACAGATTTAAGGACATTAActatgccatattatatgaatagtggatatattatttaataaaataattttattactTATTTTACTTTCATTAGAATTTAATATTATTATCTTATCTATTATTGTTACTTAAAtaattgtttttgttttgttttcaaaaATACAGATAAGTCACACAATGGTATAAGAGTTAATAAGATTCATATGGTAGTATATATTTACAATAAGGTACAATCAGCTTCGCGGGAACACAGCAGGAAAGAAcagagaagttaagcgtgctgagggtggagcagtgtgaggatgggtgattgACCGGGAAGTGTGACCAAGACTTGAATTTGACTAAAGATTAAGTGTAATTAGTGTTAAAAATGGTCCAAGTGACAGACTAACGAGTCAAACAATTAAAAAAATAAATGTGACAAAAAAATAGATTCGAAAAGAAAAGACGGAATAAATTGTAAAACAATTGAAAAGCACTAAACCCTACCctacaaaaaaattgaaaaacaatTTCGAAAAATAATCTACAGCTGTCCGGTTTGCAAACCCGTGGTGGACTTTATGTCCCGGCTCGTAAGCCGCCCGGGACAAAAGGCCACCCCTTTTGTCCCGCCTCTCTTGTCCCGGTTGAAAACCGGGGACAAAAGCCCctaacggcccgcgacaaaagatcCATTCTCCACTAGTGTGTAGATTAGGAGTAAATAATGATATGTTGAACAACCATATATTTTATTATGTAGTTAGAATTTATTTAGTCGTGTAGTGTAATTAGTTTGTGGCATTAGTGCATATGCTCCGGTTGCATGCGTAGACACATTTTTTAGGGGCACATGCAAATATTCTAACTTTTTTTTGTTGAATATGCATTTTAGGTGGCATAGAAGTGCAGCGGTTATGTTATTGTGGATAGGCATAATTTGGGAATTTCGTGGCCCGTAATTTATTTTTTGGAAGAACAATCATCTTCAAGTTGAGGTATAAATGATGTCATCTTATATTTGTTGTTAGAATATTTATGTGAGTGATGGAATTATGTTTGTGAGAGTAATTGTATAGTTTGTAAATATTGTATTTGTAAAAAAAGTTCTAATGGAATTAATAACTATAAATTCTTAATCGCATGTTGAAGCTGATATAAAAAATTATGAAAACAGTAATACGAGTTAAGCTGCGATATTACTAATATTAATTTGAAAATATGGTTGTGCGGTAGGTACGATCAAAACTGTGTTAGTGTTTTATGGAGACGTCGTACGCGATGAATTTTCCGGTGTCGATGTGTCGCGCTGCGACTCGATGAAAGTTGCAGTGACAGACATGGTGACTAGAGCATTTGTGGATGTTAGAAGATGCATCCGAACAAGTTTTGGTCCAGGCATGCGTGGCAAGAAGATGATCGTTGAGGCTGTCATCATCATAGGAGGAAATGATGGGACACCTGCCCGTTGGAGTTTGCGGGAGATaaaaagtgatagaaattggggtACGTACATGAGGGTTGCAAGCACACCTGGTGCTGCTATGTACGGAGAGCCCATGGTGTATGTTCAGTTTATATCTGGTGATGATGATGCCGGATGCAGTAGCGGCGTTGGTGAAGTTGAGATGGCCATCATCACAGGACCCAGCAGCGGCCAATCGGAGCATATGGCCCTGACTGCAGCCCCTAGCACCGGCCATCGGAGCATATGGCCCTAACTGCAGCCCCTAGCACAGGCCCATCGGAGCAGGTGGTGGACCACTATGCTCCCGACCCAGGATATTGGTCCGCGGTCGTTGACATTAGCGAGCATGTGGAGGGATTGCTGGAGACGTTGGACGATGACGCTCGTTCTTCTTCGTCTGAATCCTCATCGGACGAAGAAGGTGCCGGTCCTTCCCAGAGGGCAGTTGCGGCACCGATGGACCCTGACTTCTTACAAACTATGACCATCAGCAATAAATTCCGCTCTGTTCCGGGCCTAGGGGAGGCGAGTCTGCAGGTTGGGCAAACCTTCCCAGACAAAGACTCCGCTGACCAAGCAATGAAGAGGTATGCACTGGGCATATCTCGCGAGCACAGAGTGAAGCAGTCTGATCGAAGGCAGCTGAAAGTCATATGTGTCAAATTGAATGAGGGTTGCATGGGGCGAGTTATCGCTCGGAAGAGCCTTGGGGTATGTCAGCCCTGGCATATCTCAAAAATAGAACCCCATAGCTGCGAGCAGGTTGGGGCTCTCGAGAAGCACCGCAACGTTACTGCAAAATATGTATCACATACAATTCAAGTGACCGTGGAAGAAGATATAACCCTTGGTGCAAAGAAGCTGCAGAAAATCGCGGAAGATCAGATTGGCTTCCCGGTCAGCTACGACAAGGCAAGGCGTGCGAAGGAGGACATTTTCCAGAGGTTGTACGGCACCTATGAGGAGGCATATGACCTTGCCCCCCGACTGCTCCATCAGATAGCGGTAACTAACCGGGGGATGCAAGTGTTTAGGAGACATCGTCAACACCTTCGTGAGGAAAACCAAGAAATCCTTGATCGTTTCTTCTGGGCATTCCCCCAGACTATACGGGCATTCCATCACTGTCGACCGGTGCTGTCAATAGATGGTACCTTTCTCACTGGAAAGTACAAGGgcacactcttggtagctatcgcAGCTGACGCAAATAATCAGCTCTTGCCTATTGCCTATGCACTGGTCGAGAGCGAGAACAAGGATAGTTGATTATGGTTCCTCACCTGCTTGAAGATGGGAGTTGTGAGAAATCGGCCCGATGTTTGCATCATCTCAGATCACAACACGGGCCTACTGAGCGCACTTGAAATAATGAAGCATTTATCCAACACTGAGTGGGGGTGGCCCGACTTACAGACAAGGTGGTGCATGCGGCACTTGGCAGCCAATTTTTACTCCAAGTTCAAGAACAAGGATTGGTTCAAGCTATTCAAGAGGATGTGCATGCAGAAGACGTCAACGAAAATGAATGCAATTTGGGCTGGAATCAATAAAGAAATGGAGCGTGCCGCCGAGAGAAACTTGGAGGGGCCAGAGGAGGGTAATAAATTTGAGTACATGGATTAACGAGAAGTGCCCTGATTTAAGTAAGTGGGCGCAAGCTCACGACACGGGGGCTCGGTACGTCATAATGACCAGCAACATGTCCGAGGTGTACAACGGCGTGCTGAAAGGTGTGCGAGCCCTCCCGATCACGGCATTGATTGTTGAAACATGAAACCGGAGTCTGTCATACTTTGCAGATAGAGTGCTGGTCGCAAACGCACGGTACCAAATGAACAAGCCATGGTCAGAAAAGATTCAACGACATTTGGATGAGAAAGCTGAAAAATCCAAAAGTCATGGGTTTCGTCAAATTGATGCACTTAATAATAAGTGGGAAATCCACGTACGAGCCAAGTATGTGAAAGGCCACCATAAAAGATCAAGAAAGCAAGCTGTTCAACTCGGCCCCAGCACGTCTGACTGCAGTTGCAACAAGCCGAAGCTGTTAGGGTACCCATGTAGCCATGTGCTAAGAGCGGCTGCAGCGCATAACATCGGCGTGGAGAACTACATATCTCAATATTTCAACACCCAGAACCTACTAGGCACCTGGAACGGTGAGTTCTGGATCTGGGGGCTCGACCGGCA includes the following:
- the LOC127310843 gene encoding uncharacterized protein, with protein sequence MDFKVTYTLRAKRVERWIRAIKRDFLDAAEITVVGLDCEFTDPRRRGNQRAAILQLSVAQETLVFQIVHADEVPQLLIDFLADKNIRFYGAAIHNDVNMLRTYGIIGIPSAINLQKILRNLVPNKQTPSLFDLANHYIGTGLEQKKKVNKKNKPPKTAKELEEEALIFGWGDFPLSHKQLQYAALDARLGFELGRSFAGTQQERTEKLSVLRVEQCEDG
- the LOC139832267 gene encoding uncharacterized protein, producing MDPDFLQTMTISNKFRSVPGLGEASLQVGQTFPDKDSADQAMKRYALGISREHRVKQSDRRQLKVICVKLNEGCMGRVIARKSLGVCQPWHISKIEPHSCEQVGALEKHRNVTAKYVSHTIQVTVEEDITLGAKKLQKIAEDQIGFPVSYDKARRAKEDIFQRLYGTYEEAYDLAPRLLHQIATIRAFHHCRPVLSIDGTFLTGKYKGTLLVAIAADANNQLLPIAYALVESENKDS